The Tolypothrix sp. NIES-4075 DNA window ATATAAAAATACCTTGGAATTGCCCGTTACAGGAGAATGAAGACGGAATGACTCCCAAAAAAGTTGCTACAGAAGTAACTTCGCAAGAATGCGCTGCCAAAATGATGGAAACGCTTCCGATCATCACACAGTTCTTTCGGGCAGAGATGCGGCGCAATGCCTCTTTTTTGACAGCATCGCTTTCAGTACCACAATTTAGGATGCTTGCTTTTCTTGATCGTCATCCTGGTGCTTCTCTTTCCCAAGTAGCGGAACATCTAGGTGTTACTATGGCTACAGCTTCAAATCTGACAGAGCGTCTTGTACAGAAGAATTTGGTCAGCAAAGTAGAAAATCCTCAAGAGCGTCGCCATGTTGTACTAAACTTGACAGAAAATGGCAAGTATCATTTGCAACAAGTTAGAGCGATGACGAGTGCCAGAATTGCCTCTGTTTTAGCTGACGTTCCAAAAGAGCAACTTCAGAGTGTGGTAGAAGGATTAACAGTGCTTTACAATGCTTTTGAACAGACAATAA harbors:
- a CDS encoding MarR family winged helix-turn-helix transcriptional regulator: MTPKKVATEVTSQECAAKMMETLPIITQFFRAEMRRNASFLTASLSVPQFRMLAFLDRHPGASLSQVAEHLGVTMATASNLTERLVQKNLVSKVENPQERRHVVLNLTENGKYHLQQVRAMTSARIASVLADVPKEQLQSVVEGLTVLYNAFEQTITQ